A window from Kovacikia minuta CCNUW1 encodes these proteins:
- a CDS encoding nitrate reductase associated protein — protein MTQFFQFESDFVASLRCIPMQVRLKLDTCGVKLKLVQWNQLAQDDRQQLIDLPCETEPAVQQYRTFLHQLVLDRTGSQASDLAIDPHPAWLDTDNIPAAVQTKAKDVGVTISPGQWSALTPLQRFALIKLSRSSHENSNFLPALKEFQIGVADAQAD, from the coding sequence ATGACCCAGTTTTTTCAGTTTGAGTCTGATTTTGTTGCATCCCTGCGGTGCATTCCGATGCAGGTACGCTTGAAACTCGATACCTGTGGAGTCAAATTGAAACTGGTGCAGTGGAATCAGTTGGCGCAGGACGATCGCCAGCAACTGATCGACCTGCCCTGTGAGACTGAGCCTGCGGTGCAGCAATATCGGACGTTTTTACATCAACTTGTTTTGGATCGCACAGGCAGTCAGGCAAGCGATCTGGCAATAGACCCACATCCCGCCTGGTTGGATACCGACAATATTCCAGCAGCAGTGCAGACAAAAGCAAAGGACGTTGGTGTGACGATCTCCCCAGGGCAATGGTCTGCCCTCACTCCCTTACAGCGGTTTGCGCTGATTAAATTGAGTCGCTCCAGTCACGAAAACAGCAATTTTCTACCTGCGCTGAAGGAATTTCAGATCGGAGTGGCTGACGCGCAAGCTGATTGA
- a CDS encoding PrsW family intramembrane metalloprotease, which translates to MSLDTPARVLYGSPLSRPKFASFVLILLGVLVFLSTSSIVNNIVAPTSAKGGIPIFLMALAWSGFLCIIPIAILWFLDRREPESKWLYAIALLWGALIATGVAQPINALIINAVKDYFTLHPDLQAAFGGKNATMSIAAPLAGPIVEETTKGAGVLLLFLLLRSEFDDVRDGFIYGALVGIGFNFLETAAYILQGFVDTGTAPWLSQLGSRHSAFGLGTHALFTGLFGMGLGLARQTVRPWLRYTAGPIGWLLGFSAHFVNNSIVLLLILIMKITGANLNDDKSNVGSLDLDSLPFLTSLALNTLRVLITLFPFFLIAIVMLWQSGEWERRVIREELADETEPVITPEEYEGVKRDRILKTRRIAGYNRRTAAAIVRAQDELAFRKWRLQQQGQV; encoded by the coding sequence ATGTCGCTGGATACCCCAGCCCGTGTGCTCTATGGTTCTCCCTTGAGCCGACCCAAATTTGCCAGTTTTGTGCTCATCCTGCTAGGGGTGCTGGTCTTTCTCAGTACGTCCAGTATTGTGAACAATATCGTTGCCCCAACCTCGGCCAAGGGCGGCATCCCGATTTTTCTGATGGCGTTGGCCTGGTCTGGGTTCCTTTGCATCATCCCGATCGCGATTCTCTGGTTTCTCGATCGGCGCGAACCAGAATCGAAATGGCTCTACGCGATCGCCCTGTTGTGGGGAGCCTTGATTGCCACGGGAGTCGCTCAACCGATCAACGCGCTGATCATCAATGCGGTGAAAGACTATTTCACCTTGCATCCCGATCTACAGGCGGCTTTCGGCGGGAAGAACGCCACGATGAGCATTGCCGCACCGTTAGCGGGACCCATTGTGGAGGAAACCACTAAAGGAGCCGGAGTCCTGCTGCTGTTTTTGCTGCTGCGATCGGAGTTTGACGATGTGCGGGATGGGTTTATTTATGGAGCGTTAGTCGGCATTGGCTTTAACTTTCTGGAAACAGCTGCCTATATTTTGCAAGGCTTCGTCGATACCGGCACTGCTCCCTGGTTATCCCAACTTGGCAGTCGCCATTCGGCGTTTGGACTGGGAACCCATGCCCTCTTCACCGGGTTGTTTGGCATGGGGTTGGGCTTAGCACGGCAAACGGTGCGGCCCTGGCTCCGCTACACGGCGGGTCCGATCGGTTGGCTGCTGGGATTTTCAGCCCACTTTGTGAATAATTCCATTGTGCTACTGCTGATCTTGATCATGAAAATCACGGGAGCCAACCTCAATGACGATAAATCAAATGTGGGGAGTCTTGATCTGGACAGTTTGCCCTTTTTGACGAGTCTTGCCCTCAATACGCTGCGGGTTTTGATTACCCTGTTTCCCTTTTTCCTCATCGCTATTGTCATGTTGTGGCAAAGCGGCGAATGGGAACGGCGGGTAATCCGTGAGGAACTAGCGGATGAGACCGAACCTGTGATCACGCCGGAAGAGTATGAAGGGGTGAAGCGCGATCGCATCCTCAAAACCCGTCGCATTGCTGGCTACAATCGCCGCACCGCTGCCGCCATTGTCAGGGCGCAGGATGAACTGGCGTTTCGCAAATGGCGTCTGCAACAACAGGGGCAGGTGTGA
- a CDS encoding DUF6745 domain-containing protein, whose product MITELTPEQEALIPVYREKWRAIALSTERIDRQKVSEAVKAAYAVINEEEPEIVFCNSPFAAYSQLKDSLLDSLVNHFDEQLKEKQHIQLTEQVERTLWARLVIRLLGASGSLTWKLLEPLYSKLGSQIMDELEGQIFPSLAPDRWTSDACWFDYFITALSCQYLSEEWAIFQALTVECGWIFPFKGTCLVCDRPTKLCFDSDGRLHAEGEPAIQFADGFSVYAHHGALING is encoded by the coding sequence GTGATTACCGAACTTACGCCTGAGCAAGAAGCGTTGATTCCGGTGTATCGCGAAAAGTGGAGAGCGATCGCCCTTTCTACGGAACGGATCGATCGTCAAAAAGTATCCGAAGCAGTTAAAGCAGCTTATGCAGTTATTAATGAAGAAGAGCCTGAAATCGTTTTTTGTAATAGCCCCTTTGCAGCATATAGCCAATTAAAGGATAGTCTTTTAGACTCCTTGGTGAATCACTTTGATGAGCAACTGAAGGAAAAACAACATATACAGTTAACGGAGCAAGTCGAAAGAACACTTTGGGCTAGATTAGTAATTCGTTTATTAGGTGCATCAGGAAGCCTTACCTGGAAATTATTAGAACCTCTATATAGTAAATTAGGAAGTCAAATAATGGACGAACTAGAAGGACAGATTTTTCCCTCTTTGGCTCCTGATCGATGGACATCTGATGCTTGTTGGTTTGATTATTTTATTACTGCTTTAAGCTGCCAATATCTGTCAGAAGAGTGGGCTATTTTTCAAGCTCTAACTGTGGAATGTGGATGGATTTTTCCCTTTAAGGGAACTTGCCTTGTCTGCGATCGCCCCACCAAACTCTGCTTTGATAGTGACGGACGGCTTCATGCTGAGGGAGAACCCGCAATTCAATTTGCCGATGGTTTCAGTGTCTATGCCCATCATGGTGCGTTAATAAATGGATGA
- a CDS encoding nicotinate-nucleotide--dimethylbenzimidazole phosphoribosyltransferase, with protein sequence MEEMGKQESEEDTETWRHGDAENQFTQNSAIRTQDSDLIQNSTPTPHTPHPTPHTPHPLIHIYTQTQQGYNWLNRYQKQKPVFACVLGFTETGLIPGISAAGATPADRRYTAIADAEFLVNGPHPHPTYPLPPLDVGASPVLISRAVVERQGIPVYLLNAGLPHPPVVPCIELGGTPARCLSQANALDLPIVEHLLKQGLLWGEKLAAQTVSGYVILGECVVGGTTTALAVLTGLKLAAAGKVNSSHPTCNHSQKWKLVEAGLRQAGLWEEGRGQRAEGGGQRELGDAETRGHGDAETSQFAISTPHTPHPTPHTPHPTPFQIVAAVGDPMQIVVAGMAIAASRSCGVMLAGGTQMLAVYALLRAIAQHYNLSWRPEQIVVGTTRWVAEDPTGDTVGLAELIGDVPLMATQLNFSTSRFRQLQAYEQGFVKEGVGAGGCAIAAHLFQGWGQAELLEAIEQLAERHRQARGEE encoded by the coding sequence ATGGAGGAAATGGGGAAACAGGAGTCAGAAGAGGACACGGAGACATGGAGACACGGGGACGCGGAGAATCAATTCACTCAGAACTCAGCAATTAGGACTCAGGACTCAGATTTAATTCAAAATTCAACCCCCACACCCCACACCCCACACCCCACACCCCACACCCCACACCCTCTGATTCACATCTACACCCAGACCCAGCAGGGGTATAACTGGCTAAACCGCTATCAAAAACAAAAGCCAGTTTTTGCCTGTGTCTTAGGGTTTACTGAAACTGGGCTGATTCCAGGAATTTCTGCTGCGGGGGCAACACCTGCCGATCGTCGCTACACAGCGATCGCGGATGCTGAATTTTTGGTGAATGGTCCTCACCCCCACCCTACCTATCCCCTGCCACCTCTAGATGTTGGTGCATCCCCCGTGTTGATTTCCCGTGCCGTGGTTGAGCGGCAAGGAATTCCTGTTTACCTGTTGAATGCGGGATTACCCCATCCGCCAGTTGTTCCCTGTATCGAACTGGGAGGCACCCCTGCCCGATGTCTGAGCCAGGCTAATGCGCTGGATTTGCCCATTGTTGAACATTTGTTGAAGCAGGGGTTGCTCTGGGGCGAAAAACTAGCTGCTCAGACTGTTAGTGGCTACGTAATTTTAGGGGAGTGTGTTGTTGGTGGAACTACCACAGCGCTTGCCGTTTTGACGGGTTTGAAGCTTGCCGCCGCAGGTAAAGTTAACAGCAGCCATCCCACTTGCAACCACAGCCAGAAATGGAAGCTGGTTGAAGCAGGTTTAAGACAGGCAGGGTTATGGGAAGAAGGTAGAGGGCAAAGGGCAGAGGGCGGAGGGCAGAGGGAGTTAGGGGACGCGGAGACACGGGGACACGGAGACGCGGAGACTTCACAATTTGCAATCTCCACACCCCACACCCCACACCCCACACCCCACACCCCACACCCCACACCCTTTCAAATTGTTGCTGCGGTGGGTGACCCGATGCAAATTGTGGTTGCGGGAATGGCGATCGCGGCCAGTCGGAGCTGCGGTGTCATGTTGGCGGGAGGCACCCAAATGTTAGCGGTTTATGCCTTACTGAGAGCGATCGCGCAGCACTACAACCTATCCTGGCGACCAGAACAGATTGTGGTGGGCACAACCCGTTGGGTGGCGGAAGATCCCACAGGAGATACCGTAGGATTGGCAGAACTGATCGGTGATGTGCCGTTAATGGCAACCCAACTGAACTTTTCCACTTCCCGCTTTAGACAGCTTCAGGCTTACGAACAGGGATTTGTTAAAGAAGGGGTGGGCGCGGGAGGATGCGCGATCGCGGCTCACCTATTCCAGGGATGGGGGCAGGCGGAATTGTTAGAGGCGATCGAACAGTTGGCGGAGCGCCATCGTCAGGCAAGGGGTGAGGAATAG
- a CDS encoding phosphate-starvation-inducible PsiE family protein yields the protein MKSRQKLAQQLGKTLSDESFLRFLGGVESLVSKVLSIAMVVVILVAVYDLGFFLVKELFTVPLGRFSTTLLTIFGLFLNVLIALEILENITAYLKKHVIQVELVIVTSLIAVSRKIIILDLEKTSGIDLIALAVTIFALSISYWIIKRVNRRSQSP from the coding sequence ATGAAGTCCCGGCAAAAACTGGCTCAGCAATTGGGTAAAACCCTGAGTGACGAAAGCTTTCTCCGCTTTTTGGGTGGGGTTGAAAGTTTAGTTTCTAAGGTGCTGTCGATCGCGATGGTGGTCGTTATTTTGGTAGCGGTGTATGACCTCGGATTTTTTTTGGTAAAGGAGTTATTTACCGTTCCATTGGGGCGGTTTAGCACCACCCTACTGACCATCTTCGGGTTGTTTTTGAATGTTCTGATTGCGCTAGAAATTCTGGAAAATATTACAGCGTATCTGAAAAAACATGTGATTCAGGTTGAATTGGTGATTGTCACTTCCCTGATTGCGGTTTCTCGTAAAATTATCATTCTGGACTTAGAGAAGACATCAGGGATAGACTTAATTGCTCTGGCTGTGACGATCTTTGCCCTTTCCATTAGCTATTGGATTATTAAACGGGTAAACCGACGATCGCAGTCTCCCTAA
- a CDS encoding ATP-dependent 6-phosphofructokinase, with the protein MGDSKRIGILTSGGDCAGLNAVIRAVVHHAVNNYGWEVFGIRQATHGLMARPPEAFNLSPDKVDPYLTAGGTFLGTTNKGNPFAFPMADGSLRDRSQEITEGYHLLGLDALIGIGGDGSLAILQKLAQQGNMNLVGIPKTIDNDVGVTELSIGFDTAVSIATEALDRLHFTAASHSRVMIVEVMGRDAGHIAISAGIAGGADVILIPEIPYTVDGICNAIKKRQEQGKNYCLVVVAEAVRTEEGATVTLASDLEQCRLGGIGQYLSEQICGRMTAETRVTVLGHIQRGGTPSPLDRLIGATFGVAAVDLIAAGKYDHVVTWQNRHVRSVSISDAIAKYAAVNPEGTLVKTAKGLGIYLGN; encoded by the coding sequence ATGGGAGACTCTAAACGAATCGGAATTTTGACCAGTGGCGGAGACTGTGCAGGGCTAAATGCAGTCATCCGGGCAGTCGTGCATCATGCGGTAAATAATTATGGCTGGGAAGTGTTTGGCATTCGTCAGGCAACCCATGGGTTAATGGCTCGCCCGCCAGAAGCCTTTAACCTCTCGCCCGATAAGGTAGACCCGTATTTGACCGCAGGTGGAACTTTTCTTGGCACCACCAACAAAGGTAATCCATTTGCGTTTCCGATGGCAGATGGAAGTTTGCGCGATCGCTCTCAGGAAATCACTGAGGGCTACCATTTGTTGGGGCTTGATGCTCTGATTGGAATTGGTGGAGACGGCAGTCTGGCGATTCTCCAAAAGCTTGCCCAGCAAGGCAATATGAATTTAGTTGGGATTCCCAAAACCATCGATAACGATGTGGGTGTAACCGAACTTTCGATCGGATTTGATACCGCCGTCAGCATTGCCACGGAAGCACTGGATCGACTTCATTTTACGGCTGCCAGCCACAGTCGGGTGATGATTGTGGAGGTTATGGGTCGCGATGCGGGGCACATTGCCATCAGTGCTGGAATTGCTGGAGGAGCCGATGTGATTCTGATTCCAGAGATTCCCTACACGGTGGATGGCATCTGCAACGCGATTAAGAAACGTCAGGAACAGGGAAAAAATTACTGTCTGGTGGTTGTGGCAGAAGCGGTACGAACCGAAGAAGGGGCGACAGTGACGCTTGCTAGCGATCTGGAACAGTGTCGGCTAGGCGGAATTGGACAGTATCTATCTGAACAAATTTGCGGACGGATGACCGCAGAAACCCGCGTCACCGTTCTGGGGCACATCCAGCGGGGTGGCACTCCTTCCCCACTGGATCGCTTGATTGGGGCAACCTTTGGTGTTGCTGCTGTCGATTTAATTGCCGCAGGAAAATACGACCACGTTGTCACCTGGCAAAATCGCCATGTCAGAAGTGTTTCGATTAGCGATGCGATCGCCAAATATGCCGCAGTCAATCCCGAAGGAACACTGGTGAAAACAGCAAAAGGGCTGGGAATTTATTTGGGAAACTGA
- a CDS encoding DUF4079 domain-containing protein — protein MTNLSELLELIAAWFRSLNLPEPIVHWGHPLMMGIVIFVMGSYVGYAGWRSRLAQDKEVAAKSRVEHRKLAPFMFLFLALGYTGGILSLVMHRHPILESPHFWTGSIALILLATNGILSLSGFWGNKTALRMVHAYLGTVTLGLLVIHTVLGVQLGLSL, from the coding sequence ATGACAAATCTGAGTGAATTGCTAGAGCTGATCGCCGCATGGTTCCGCAGCCTGAACCTTCCAGAGCCGATTGTCCACTGGGGCCATCCTTTGATGATGGGAATCGTTATCTTTGTGATGGGCAGCTATGTTGGCTATGCGGGTTGGCGCAGTCGTTTAGCCCAAGACAAAGAAGTGGCTGCTAAAAGCCGAGTCGAACATCGCAAACTTGCCCCCTTCATGTTTTTGTTCCTGGCGCTGGGTTACACAGGTGGAATTTTGTCTCTGGTTATGCACCGCCACCCCATTTTAGAAAGCCCCCATTTTTGGACAGGCTCGATCGCCCTGATACTTCTGGCAACCAATGGTATCCTTTCCCTCTCTGGCTTCTGGGGCAACAAAACCGCTCTCCGCATGGTTCATGCTTACCTGGGAACTGTTACCCTCGGACTCCTCGTAATCCATACTGTTCTGGGCGTGCAGTTAGGATTGTCGCTTTAG
- the surE gene encoding 5'/3'-nucleotidase SurE, producing the protein MSLLLTNDDGIDAPGIRALLRAIGEVAPSPIIAAPRDHQSGCGHQVTTTTPIHVQKRSEMEYAIGGTPVDCVRIALSHLCPEIDWVLSGINAGGNLGADVYISGTVAAVREAALYRIPAIAVSQYRQAPRKIDWDFAAYLTSNVLLKLFSLPLEPGTFWNVNLPHLETNAPMPEIVFCHPCTQPLPATYQIEGDYFYYKGEYSKRLRDPGSDVEVCFSGRIAVTQIRV; encoded by the coding sequence ATGTCCCTTCTCCTAACTAACGACGATGGTATTGATGCGCCCGGAATTCGGGCACTACTGAGGGCGATCGGCGAGGTAGCTCCTTCTCCGATCATTGCCGCCCCACGGGATCACCAATCGGGCTGTGGGCATCAGGTGACAACCACAACTCCGATCCACGTCCAAAAACGCTCAGAGATGGAATATGCGATCGGAGGAACCCCAGTGGATTGTGTCCGGATTGCCCTTAGCCATCTCTGTCCAGAAATCGATTGGGTTCTCTCTGGAATTAATGCAGGTGGAAATTTAGGGGCGGATGTTTACATTTCTGGCACGGTCGCTGCCGTGCGGGAAGCAGCACTGTACCGAATTCCCGCGATCGCTGTTTCCCAATACCGTCAGGCACCGCGAAAAATCGATTGGGATTTTGCCGCCTATTTGACCAGTAATGTGCTGCTGAAACTGTTTTCCCTGCCGCTCGAACCGGGAACCTTCTGGAACGTTAACCTGCCCCACCTGGAAACAAATGCCCCGATGCCAGAAATTGTTTTCTGCCATCCCTGTACCCAACCCTTACCCGCCACCTACCAAATTGAAGGCGACTATTTCTACTACAAAGGCGAATACAGCAAACGACTCCGCGATCCAGGTAGCGATGTCGAAGTCTGTTTTTCGGGGCGAATTGCAGTAACGCAGATTCGGGTGTGA
- a CDS encoding DUF2232 domain-containing protein, protein MSGSAEEESKPLSVQGEVQGESSAGDSSAEETAWLEVEAELSRPVGGGVQVGGALEGERSPASTLTSPRLVDPLSPIVMVETAFLASAASLIWLVNYYFPMGPLLRIFFPIPIALTYLRWGNRAAWMGALVSGLLLSVLMGPARSILYVIPYGVMGVLLGVLWHRSAKWEVSVPIASLLGSFGFFFRIWLVSLLLGDDLWLYATTQVTDLLDWIFIKLGLIVQPSLWMVQFAIVILVIFSNVVYLFVVHLVAWFLLDRLGNPIPRPPKWVQVLMDYE, encoded by the coding sequence ATGAGTGGTTCTGCTGAAGAAGAATCTAAACCGCTCAGTGTGCAAGGCGAAGTGCAAGGCGAAAGTTCTGCTGGAGATAGTTCAGCAGAAGAAACTGCCTGGTTAGAGGTAGAGGCAGAGCTTTCTCGACCTGTCGGGGGGGGTGTCCAGGTAGGAGGTGCATTGGAAGGGGAGCGATCGCCCGCTTCTACCCTCACCAGTCCCCGGTTGGTTGACCCACTCAGCCCCATTGTGATGGTGGAAACGGCATTTCTAGCGAGTGCAGCAAGTTTGATCTGGCTAGTCAATTATTATTTTCCGATGGGGCCGTTGCTGCGGATCTTTTTCCCCATTCCGATCGCCCTTACCTACCTTCGTTGGGGGAACCGTGCCGCCTGGATGGGAGCGCTGGTCTCCGGGCTACTCCTGAGTGTGTTGATGGGACCTGCCCGCAGCATTCTCTATGTCATCCCCTATGGCGTCATGGGTGTACTGTTGGGAGTCTTGTGGCATCGGAGTGCGAAATGGGAGGTTTCAGTCCCGATCGCTTCACTGCTAGGCTCCTTTGGTTTCTTTTTCCGCATCTGGCTTGTCTCTTTGCTGTTGGGGGATGACCTCTGGCTCTATGCCACCACGCAGGTAACCGATCTGCTGGACTGGATATTCATCAAGCTTGGCTTAATTGTCCAGCCCAGTTTGTGGATGGTGCAATTTGCGATCGTCATCCTGGTTATTTTTAGCAATGTCGTGTATTTGTTTGTGGTTCATCTGGTTGCCTGGTTCCTTCTTGATCGTTTGGGCAACCCAATTCCTAGACCGCCAAAGTGGGTGCAAGTGTTGATGGATTATGAGTAG
- a CDS encoding ComEC/Rec2 family competence protein, which translates to MGSVQGAIFCFAYILGLLSTGIGWGGWGVLGVGVGLSLIVPRYWRKAPRARIWLAAGVVGLVASLYFQVRVPYPQTTDISKLIPPGDQAGELEAKVWGQVESLPHLTRSQKAQFWLQVQRGEPIWGGDSTHKSVTGRLYVTVPLLQATGLHPGQTVEIEGSLYKPKPAANPGAFDFQKYLAQEGCFAGLKGKQVKLANQRSGWGWWRVQQQIVRSQIRWLGSPEGPLVSAMVLGGKVVDLPYDLKDSFIRVGLAAALAASGFQTSLILGVVLALTRRFSAKVQFCIGTASLVIFLGLTGLQPSVLRAALMGFGGLLALMAGRKVKPLGAMLLTAVLLLVWNPLWIWDLGFQLSFLATLGLLVTVPSLTKWLDWLPTAIAPLFAVPIAAYLWTLPIQLYAFGILSPYSILVNVITTPFISVISIGGMLSALAALIWSPAGSALAWLLKYPTQGLITIVEVFAQLPGNAYAVGTISVLTAIALYILLGLTWLRPWWRKQWWLALLIAVGLVVVPAWQARAAMFRVTLIAASRQPVMVVQEAGKTALINSGDATTANFTILPFLQKEGVNRLDWVVSTEAQKSPKTGWSPVLERLPARIIYALNQAIFQPTASPQAMQTNSHHAFASGKPGDPLPLFEDQPVQIGSSQFKLISKESAIAEFRLHNQTWIWVGNPSPDQQQTLSKPGNLRPVKVLWWSGKALLPNLIAALQPEIAIAANDTIHSTTETLLRDRGTRLYRTGKDGAIQWTPTEGFRTTLERNENSAW; encoded by the coding sequence ATGGGGTCGGTTCAGGGGGCTATTTTTTGTTTTGCCTACATCCTGGGACTACTTTCCACCGGGATCGGGTGGGGCGGTTGGGGAGTTTTAGGAGTAGGAGTTGGGCTGTCCCTGATCGTTCCTCGCTACTGGAGAAAAGCACCTCGCGCTAGAATCTGGTTGGCTGCTGGGGTCGTGGGATTGGTGGCAAGTTTGTACTTTCAGGTCAGGGTTCCCTACCCGCAGACAACCGACATTAGCAAACTAATTCCCCCAGGAGACCAGGCTGGAGAATTGGAAGCCAAGGTTTGGGGTCAGGTTGAGAGTCTGCCCCATCTGACCCGCAGCCAGAAGGCACAGTTTTGGTTGCAGGTGCAGCGGGGAGAGCCAATTTGGGGCGGAGATTCAACCCACAAATCTGTAACTGGGAGGCTCTATGTCACTGTGCCACTGCTGCAAGCAACCGGTCTACATCCAGGACAAACCGTAGAAATTGAGGGTTCTCTTTATAAACCGAAACCTGCTGCCAATCCGGGTGCTTTCGATTTTCAGAAATATTTAGCGCAGGAAGGATGTTTTGCCGGACTCAAAGGTAAGCAGGTTAAATTAGCCAACCAGCGCTCTGGTTGGGGATGGTGGCGCGTGCAGCAGCAGATTGTCCGATCGCAGATCCGCTGGTTGGGCAGCCCAGAAGGTCCGTTGGTGAGTGCCATGGTGCTGGGGGGCAAAGTGGTAGACCTGCCCTACGACCTGAAGGATTCATTTATTCGGGTAGGTTTGGCGGCGGCTCTGGCAGCCTCAGGATTTCAAACCTCTTTGATTTTGGGTGTCGTGCTGGCACTCACCCGCCGATTTTCTGCCAAAGTTCAGTTTTGCATCGGCACTGCTTCCCTGGTCATCTTTCTGGGTTTGACGGGCTTGCAACCTTCGGTCTTACGGGCAGCACTGATGGGTTTTGGCGGGCTACTGGCACTAATGGCAGGACGCAAGGTGAAGCCCCTGGGAGCCATGCTGCTCACTGCGGTTCTGTTACTGGTGTGGAATCCTCTCTGGATCTGGGATCTGGGATTTCAACTCAGCTTTTTGGCAACCCTGGGTCTGCTGGTAACAGTACCATCCCTCACCAAGTGGCTGGACTGGTTACCCACTGCGATCGCCCCCTTGTTTGCCGTCCCCATCGCTGCCTACCTCTGGACTTTACCGATTCAGCTTTACGCTTTTGGTATCCTTTCTCCCTACAGCATTTTGGTCAACGTTATCACGACTCCATTCATTTCAGTCATCAGCATTGGCGGCATGCTCAGCGCTCTGGCAGCCCTGATCTGGTCTCCAGCAGGAAGCGCCCTGGCGTGGCTGCTTAAATACCCAACCCAGGGATTGATCACGATCGTTGAGGTTTTTGCCCAATTACCCGGAAATGCTTACGCAGTCGGAACGATTTCCGTCTTAACAGCGATCGCACTCTATATCCTACTGGGACTTACCTGGCTCAGACCCTGGTGGCGCAAACAGTGGTGGTTGGCGTTGTTGATAGCTGTAGGGTTGGTGGTTGTTCCCGCATGGCAGGCAAGGGCAGCGATGTTCCGGGTAACATTGATAGCAGCTTCCCGCCAGCCTGTGATGGTGGTTCAAGAAGCTGGAAAAACTGCTTTGATTAATAGTGGAGACGCCACGACTGCCAACTTTACCATCCTGCCCTTTTTGCAGAAGGAAGGCGTCAACCGACTCGATTGGGTCGTCTCTACGGAAGCTCAAAAAAGTCCTAAAACCGGATGGTCTCCAGTTCTAGAGCGTCTTCCAGCACGGATTATCTATGCTTTGAATCAGGCAATTTTTCAACCGACTGCAAGCCCACAGGCGATGCAAACCAACTCTCATCATGCCTTTGCCAGCGGGAAACCAGGCGATCCACTTCCCCTGTTTGAAGATCAACCTGTGCAAATTGGTTCCAGCCAATTTAAATTGATCAGCAAGGAATCTGCGATCGCCGAATTTCGCCTGCACAACCAGACCTGGATCTGGGTAGGAAATCCCTCACCGGATCAGCAACAAACCCTGAGCAAACCTGGAAATCTGCGTCCCGTCAAAGTTCTCTGGTGGTCTGGAAAAGCGCTTTTGCCCAATCTAATTGCCGCATTACAGCCAGAGATCGCGATCGCCGCCAATGACACAATTCACTCCACTACGGAAACCCTCCTGCGCGATCGAGGGACCCGCCTCTACCGCACTGGAAAGGATGGCGCAATCCAGTGGACTCCCACCGAAGGCTTTAGGACAACGCTGGAGAGGAATGAAAATTCTGCTTGGTGA